One region of Paenibacillus polymyxa M1 genomic DNA includes:
- a CDS encoding S8 family serine peptidase, which yields MIKPRRFKKSLSIGLSLLMAFSFVQPALAKNTPDGSKLELKSASHKVTTAKVSPKLTKQFEENNYVTYLVKLKEQVDTNKVSKNALQKASLEKITPSAAKMAVRSHVISSLRETASRTQYGLESYLDKESGSGGVKEYKSYFIVNALAVTSTKEVLDHISKLPEVDKILPNETRYLQKVTVDKQPEDTGNKAAGTATAATAKSDTAQKAVEPEKDDSKTSALPGNTGKNAVDPSTVEWNISHINAPQVWEKGIDGTGIVVANLDTGVDYTHPALHRKWRGLDAAGNVVNPELSWYDPHSHAALPVDQEDDSHGTHTMGTMVGSEENGTNRVGVAPGAKWIAVRIFNPETTDAIILDGGQWLLAPKDAQGNLHPELAPDVVNNSWGGGPGLDEWFRPVVQAWRDAQIFPEFSAGNTSLSNPGGPGSVANPANYPESFATGATDINDKLGSFSLLGPSPYGEIKPEVSAPGVNIRSTVAGGGYKGGYNGTSMAGPHVAGLAALLLQANHSLTVDQLEEILENTATPRTDSTYPTSPNNGYGHGVINALDAVGSVMQGLGSVSGKVVTGGDDLEAPVLEHTPPAAAFEGLDIPLTAHVTDDVGVTAVEAFAKTAGSSNYVYIPLERTSGDSKDGTYQASIPTFLVDSAGLEYYIRVNDFGNNGFETEVYKVNVSKGVKPGYTQDFEKDIAGINIGGQGSVWKWGTPTSGPKSAHSGTKVIATNLEGQYQTNTNSYFMAPPIDLTESSKGALVSFKHWYDLENNSDFGKVYVATTNNQNAFEQVLSFTGTSNGWKTQYLDLRAFAGQKVYLLFNFTSDNTIVKDGWYIDDLSIQEPDAVAPAAPGHLTAEADNVGNVTLAWGASSDEDVKQYKVYRSTQSGKNYTSIGTTSGLTYTDTITVGGATYHYAVAAEDYSGNEGVKSNEASLRVDVPDTLYSDHFDGSSDNGWTHSGTKDEWERGIPKEVGPGSAVSKPNVWATDLDSNYENGADFSLVSPKINLNGIRNATLTFNHWFEIEGGYDYGYVEVSKNNGETWSELGKFSHNTSGKNWAPVYYNLDSYTGNEIQVRFRLKSDNSVNKNGWYIDDFRVLGVPASTVTKDIVPESNIKLEKAEEQFPLYKITSTEKSEFQEKVKPADASVERGRVGLDSLPASATVTVLETGRSVKTDPTTGKYSFTHVAGDYTLKAEAYGYVPQTKAVTIENNKVIRANFSLQAVPHGTIHGVITDKQSGEPIQKAKVLVLEDARIAPVETNEAGEFTLDVLEGTYTLSIAAENYYSDSVSVTAPPNGSVEANVTLKPFIGFQGGIAYDDGTGENARAFNAAGNSWAVRMTPESEVAQVTGASLLFWNSAFPNPGGTAFQYSIYDASGAAGAPGRLVAGPFDGTAVRDETQWTTVQLPEPVTVQGDFYIVYTQSAVGTQSPGLATDENSPNALRSWQGVSGTWSQSPEEEGNYMIRAIVRYPVNAPTITTPTKATYTQEETITVTGTSPAEGADIQLFNGKELTGTTKVKDRQFSLSVDLQPGANPLSVQAAVYGKVTDRSEPVVVTLDQTKPGLILTSPDEGARTNAGVVSVTGTVYDEFLTELTINGEPAEFGSDGSFNKRLLINEGENQITVTAKDLAENETTVTRSVYVDTALPKLENISPAEDVRITPGQPVRVAFDSASGLEASFHVELPFNLSTLARNEIPLNETSSGHYEGTYLTSSSLNLEGGVIVIRVRDAAGNEVETEAPGRLYVTHGGGEGPGPNPPTSNEKPVAIIQANDAAKKNKNVQFNAKASRDTDGEIVSYSWNFGDGDTAVGSKVKHKFTTAGTYTVELTVTDNDGATGKAVHTITIR from the coding sequence TTGATTAAACCTAGACGTTTCAAGAAATCGTTATCTATTGGACTCTCTTTGCTTATGGCCTTTTCATTTGTTCAACCCGCTTTAGCGAAAAACACACCGGATGGCTCCAAGCTGGAGCTGAAATCAGCCTCACACAAGGTCACAACCGCGAAGGTGTCCCCGAAACTGACCAAACAGTTTGAGGAGAACAACTATGTTACTTATTTGGTCAAATTAAAAGAACAGGTAGATACCAACAAGGTTTCCAAAAATGCTCTCCAAAAGGCTTCACTTGAGAAAATAACACCTTCCGCTGCCAAAATGGCTGTGCGCAGCCATGTGATCAGCTCTTTGCGTGAAACGGCTTCCAGAACTCAATATGGGCTTGAAAGTTATTTGGATAAGGAATCAGGGAGCGGCGGAGTAAAAGAATATAAAAGCTATTTTATTGTCAATGCTTTGGCTGTCACGAGCACCAAGGAGGTGCTGGACCATATTTCGAAGCTGCCCGAGGTCGATAAAATTTTGCCGAATGAAACACGTTATCTGCAAAAGGTAACGGTTGATAAGCAGCCAGAGGACACAGGTAACAAAGCGGCAGGAACAGCAACGGCAGCAACAGCAAAGTCTGACACAGCACAGAAGGCTGTAGAACCGGAAAAGGACGATAGCAAAACATCGGCATTGCCCGGCAATACAGGCAAGAACGCTGTGGATCCATCTACGGTGGAATGGAATATATCCCATATTAACGCACCACAAGTGTGGGAAAAAGGAATTGACGGAACCGGAATCGTGGTCGCCAATCTCGATACAGGCGTAGACTACACGCATCCGGCCCTGCATCGCAAATGGCGTGGTCTGGATGCGGCAGGCAATGTCGTAAATCCAGAACTGAGCTGGTATGATCCGCATAGTCATGCGGCGCTTCCGGTCGATCAGGAAGACGATTCCCATGGTACGCATACGATGGGCACGATGGTCGGATCCGAGGAAAATGGAACGAACCGAGTGGGCGTTGCCCCTGGTGCAAAGTGGATTGCGGTTCGGATTTTTAATCCAGAAACGACGGATGCAATTATACTGGACGGCGGTCAATGGCTGCTTGCGCCAAAAGATGCCCAAGGTAATCTTCATCCCGAACTTGCTCCAGATGTAGTGAACAACTCGTGGGGAGGCGGACCGGGTCTTGATGAATGGTTCCGGCCTGTAGTTCAGGCATGGCGGGATGCTCAAATCTTTCCCGAATTCTCCGCAGGGAACACCTCTCTCTCCAATCCGGGCGGACCTGGATCGGTAGCCAATCCGGCCAACTATCCGGAATCCTTTGCCACTGGGGCAACCGATATCAATGATAAACTGGGAAGCTTTTCATTGCTGGGACCCTCACCTTACGGTGAGATCAAGCCCGAAGTTTCCGCGCCGGGTGTAAATATTCGTTCAACCGTGGCTGGTGGCGGTTATAAAGGTGGCTATAACGGTACTTCCATGGCCGGTCCTCATGTTGCGGGTCTGGCTGCTCTGCTGCTGCAAGCGAATCATTCTCTTACCGTGGACCAGCTGGAGGAAATTTTGGAAAACACGGCTACCCCTCGGACAGACAGCACATATCCTACTTCGCCAAACAATGGATATGGACATGGTGTCATTAATGCACTCGATGCAGTCGGATCTGTCATGCAGGGTCTGGGCTCTGTATCCGGTAAAGTCGTAACAGGTGGCGACGATCTGGAAGCGCCTGTTCTTGAGCATACACCGCCTGCAGCTGCATTTGAGGGTCTTGATATACCTTTGACGGCTCATGTTACGGATGATGTTGGCGTAACAGCCGTTGAGGCATTTGCCAAAACAGCGGGTTCGTCAAACTATGTATACATTCCGTTGGAGCGGACCTCCGGAGACAGCAAAGACGGTACTTATCAAGCGTCCATTCCGACCTTTTTGGTGGATAGCGCAGGTTTGGAATACTATATCCGTGTAAATGATTTCGGCAATAATGGTTTTGAAACGGAAGTATATAAGGTGAATGTCTCCAAAGGTGTTAAACCAGGCTACACACAAGACTTTGAAAAAGACATCGCCGGTATTAATATCGGTGGTCAGGGTAGTGTTTGGAAATGGGGAACCCCGACAAGCGGCCCTAAAAGCGCACATTCGGGTACAAAGGTCATCGCGACCAATCTCGAAGGCCAATACCAGACCAACACCAACAGTTATTTTATGGCTCCTCCTATTGATCTGACCGAGAGTTCCAAGGGGGCACTGGTCAGCTTCAAGCATTGGTACGATCTTGAAAACAATTCTGATTTCGGCAAAGTGTATGTAGCGACCACCAACAATCAGAATGCGTTTGAGCAGGTATTATCGTTTACTGGAACCAGCAATGGCTGGAAAACACAATATCTTGATTTGCGAGCATTTGCGGGTCAAAAGGTATACCTCCTGTTCAACTTTACTAGTGACAATACGATCGTGAAAGATGGCTGGTATATTGACGATCTGTCCATTCAGGAACCAGACGCCGTTGCACCTGCTGCCCCTGGCCATTTGACTGCTGAAGCAGATAATGTGGGCAATGTTACACTCGCCTGGGGTGCTTCCTCTGATGAAGATGTGAAGCAGTACAAGGTGTATCGTTCAACCCAGTCCGGCAAAAATTATACTTCCATCGGTACAACTTCTGGGCTGACCTACACGGATACGATCACCGTCGGTGGTGCGACTTATCATTATGCAGTGGCAGCCGAGGATTATAGCGGTAACGAAGGTGTCAAGTCGAACGAGGCTTCACTAAGAGTGGATGTGCCGGATACGCTGTATAGCGATCATTTTGATGGCAGCTCAGACAATGGTTGGACTCATTCCGGGACCAAGGATGAATGGGAACGCGGCATTCCTAAAGAAGTAGGACCGGGGAGCGCAGTGTCCAAGCCGAATGTGTGGGCCACCGATCTCGATAGCAACTATGAGAACGGTGCTGATTTTTCACTGGTTTCTCCAAAAATTAATTTGAATGGTATACGCAACGCAACACTGACCTTCAACCACTGGTTTGAAATTGAGGGCGGCTATGATTACGGATATGTAGAAGTGTCCAAAAACAATGGCGAAACGTGGAGTGAGCTGGGTAAGTTCTCACATAATACAAGTGGTAAAAACTGGGCACCTGTTTATTACAATCTGGATAGCTATACCGGCAATGAGATTCAAGTTCGTTTCCGCTTGAAATCGGATAACAGTGTGAATAAAAATGGCTGGTACATTGACGATTTTCGTGTGCTGGGTGTTCCAGCTTCGACAGTGACCAAGGATATCGTACCTGAGTCCAATATCAAGCTGGAAAAAGCGGAAGAACAATTCCCGCTGTATAAAATTACAAGTACTGAAAAGAGTGAATTCCAGGAAAAAGTGAAGCCGGCAGATGCATCCGTGGAGCGTGGACGTGTCGGTCTTGACAGTCTTCCAGCCAGTGCTACCGTTACGGTACTGGAAACCGGACGTTCGGTGAAAACAGACCCAACCACGGGCAAATACAGCTTCACTCATGTAGCAGGTGACTATACGCTGAAGGCCGAAGCCTACGGTTACGTGCCTCAGACGAAAGCAGTCACGATTGAAAATAACAAAGTCATCAGAGCAAACTTTAGTCTCCAGGCTGTCCCTCACGGTACGATTCACGGAGTTATTACCGACAAGCAATCCGGTGAACCGATCCAAAAAGCGAAAGTATTGGTGCTGGAAGATGCACGTATTGCTCCTGTAGAGACGAATGAGGCTGGAGAATTTACGTTGGACGTGCTGGAAGGAACATACACATTGTCCATTGCAGCCGAAAATTATTACAGTGACAGTGTTTCCGTGACTGCTCCTCCAAACGGCAGTGTTGAAGCGAATGTCACGTTGAAGCCTTTCATCGGTTTCCAAGGAGGCATTGCCTATGATGACGGTACAGGAGAAAATGCCAGAGCCTTTAACGCGGCAGGCAATTCATGGGCAGTGAGAATGACACCTGAGTCGGAAGTGGCACAAGTGACAGGAGCATCCCTTTTGTTCTGGAACTCTGCTTTCCCGAATCCGGGGGGAACGGCATTCCAATATTCTATCTATGACGCCTCCGGTGCAGCAGGAGCACCTGGACGACTAGTGGCTGGTCCATTCGACGGGACTGCTGTCCGGGATGAGACACAATGGACGACGGTGCAGCTTCCAGAGCCGGTGACGGTTCAAGGTGATTTCTACATCGTATATACACAGTCTGCGGTAGGCACACAGTCACCAGGTCTGGCTACAGATGAAAACAGCCCAAATGCGCTCCGCAGTTGGCAAGGTGTAAGCGGCACATGGAGCCAATCACCTGAAGAGGAAGGGAACTACATGATCCGGGCTATCGTCAGATATCCGGTGAATGCTCCAACGATTACGACTCCTACGAAGGCTACGTATACGCAGGAGGAAACGATTACCGTAACAGGAACTTCTCCGGCAGAAGGAGCTGATATTCAGCTCTTTAACGGTAAGGAGCTGACTGGCACAACGAAAGTGAAGGATCGTCAATTCAGTTTGTCGGTCGATCTTCAGCCAGGTGCTAATCCGCTAAGTGTTCAAGCGGCGGTATACGGCAAAGTAACAGATCGTTCCGAGCCGGTGGTTGTAACGCTCGATCAGACTAAACCGGGTCTGATCCTGACTTCACCTGATGAAGGAGCTCGTACAAATGCGGGTGTGGTCAGTGTAACCGGTACGGTGTATGACGAGTTCCTCACCGAATTGACGATTAACGGCGAGCCCGCTGAATTCGGAAGTGACGGTAGCTTTAATAAACGGCTGCTTATCAATGAAGGTGAAAATCAAATTACGGTAACGGCCAAAGATCTTGCCGAAAACGAAACGACTGTTACACGCTCGGTGTATGTCGATACAGCGCTGCCGAAGCTTGAAAATATTAGCCCTGCTGAGGATGTACGTATTACTCCAGGACAGCCGGTACGAGTAGCTTTTGACAGTGCATCCGGTTTGGAGGCATCCTTCCATGTGGAGCTGCCCTTTAACCTGTCCACTTTGGCCCGTAATGAAATTCCATTAAATGAAACTTCGTCAGGCCACTATGAAGGTACTTATCTCACTTCATCTTCTCTGAACCTGGAAGGCGGAGTCATCGTGATCCGGGTAAGGGATGCAGCGGGGAATGAAGTGGAGACGGAGGCGCCGGGGAGGTTGTATGTAACCCATGGTGGAGGAGAGGGCCCAGGTCCGAATCCACCTACATCGAATGAAAAGCCGGTAGCTATTATCCAGGCGAATGACGCAGCCAAGAAGAACAAAAATGTACAATTTAACGCCAAAGCTTCCCGCGATACAGATGGTGAGATCGTCAGCTACAGTTGGAATTTTGGTGATGGCGATACGGCAGTTGGTTCCAAGGTGAAGCATAAATTCACCACAGCCGGAACGTATACCGTGGAGCTAACAGTAACGGATAATGACGGCGCAACGGGTAAGGCAGTGCATACCATCACAATCCGTTAA